From Leptospira kirschneri serovar Cynopteri str. 3522 CT, one genomic window encodes:
- a CDS encoding CapA family protein translates to MRQIFILSVLFLFSFGLLGDSKTIKIKAVGDMVPGTNFPQPLNIQDPRTFLFGKVESYLKGADLLFGNFESTLTNYPNTSKDTSRKMIFAFRTPPAYAKILKEVGFDILSIANNHSLDFHEQGFLDTQKNLSDVGIRYTGKKGMITYMNVKDISVAWIGFSHLKSHNNVNEIGEGVALVKEAKKKAQLVFISFHGGAEGGPALHVKNQMERFYGEYRGNLVEFSHSLIDAGADLVIGHGPHLVRAMELYKGRLIAYSLGNFMGYRALSSRGIVGYSLVLEVEVDSQGKFVKGKIIPLQLDSASIPEYDPEKKTIDLMRKLTKEDFPGKGPKIADDGTF, encoded by the coding sequence ATGAGACAAATATTCATTTTATCCGTTTTATTTCTTTTTTCATTTGGGCTTTTAGGTGACTCCAAGACGATTAAGATCAAAGCAGTGGGCGACATGGTTCCCGGAACGAATTTTCCACAACCTTTGAATATACAAGATCCTAGAACGTTTTTATTCGGAAAGGTAGAGAGTTATTTAAAGGGTGCGGATCTACTTTTCGGAAATTTTGAAAGTACCCTTACCAATTATCCGAACACTTCTAAAGACACTTCTAGAAAAATGATTTTTGCATTTAGGACACCTCCCGCCTACGCTAAGATTTTAAAGGAAGTAGGATTTGATATTTTAAGTATTGCTAATAATCATTCTTTGGATTTTCACGAACAAGGGTTTTTAGACACTCAGAAAAATCTTTCGGATGTAGGAATTCGTTATACCGGAAAGAAGGGAATGATCACGTATATGAACGTGAAAGATATTTCCGTGGCCTGGATTGGGTTTTCGCATTTAAAATCGCATAACAACGTAAATGAGATCGGAGAAGGAGTGGCGCTGGTAAAAGAAGCGAAGAAAAAGGCGCAACTCGTTTTTATATCCTTTCATGGAGGTGCGGAAGGTGGACCGGCTCTTCACGTAAAAAATCAGATGGAACGTTTTTACGGAGAATATAGAGGAAACTTAGTTGAATTCAGCCATTCACTGATAGACGCAGGAGCCGACTTAGTGATTGGTCACGGTCCTCATTTAGTGCGTGCGATGGAATTATATAAGGGAAGATTGATCGCTTATTCACTTGGAAACTTTATGGGTTATAGAGCCTTGTCTTCGAGAGGGATCGTGGGTTATTCTTTGGTTCTTGAAGTGGAAGTAGATTCCCAAGGAAAGTTCGTAAAAGGAAAGATCATACCTTTACAACTGGATTCTGCTTCGATTCCAGAATACGATCCGGAAAAGAAAACGATCGATTTGATGAGAAAACTCACTAAAGAAGATTTTCCGGGCAAGGGACCAAAGATTGCAGA